From the Xylanibacillus composti genome, the window AAATCCATCTGCTTGGATTGCGCACGCCATACGAATAGGTCACTTTGCCGCTGAGGCTTTGCGCGGTGGCAATGATAGCGTCTGCCTTGGCACTGGACGTGCTGCCCGAACCTGTGCTGGGCTGGCTGGGAGCGCCGGAGTGCGATATATAGTTGGAAGATATGTATCCAACGGTACCGTTGTGATTGATTTTAACCCAGTAGCTGTTCGTGACCTCAAGCACTTGAACGACCGTCCCCTTGCGGATAAGTCCAATCTGGTTGTTCGCTACCCTCGGGGCGGAGCGGAAGTTGACAGAGCTTGTAATCGTGCCGCTGGAAGCTGGCGATGTGACGGCTGACGAAACGTATTTCGTATATTTGTCATCCGCGGATATGTACCCGACCATGCCTTCCTGCGTCTTGACCTTGAGCCAGTAATTGTTCACCTGTTCAATGACTTGAACGGGCTCGCCTTTGTTCAGCATGCGGTGAATGCCGCCGTCAGTGCTCGGAGCCCACCGGAAGTTGACTCCATAGGTGACTTCGGCTTGATAGGCGCCTAAAGCGGTTGAAGGAGCAAGTAAGCTCAATGCAATGACGGATGCAGCTATTCTTTTTTTCATTTTCATTTGTGCTAGATTCCTCCTATTCGTTAATCTATTACCATAGTAACCAGTGAAGAGAAAGGATTGCATTACGCAAATGTTGGTAATCCTGACGAAGGAGGCGGAATCACCCGTCAAATCAGTAATTTTGCAAGTCAGCCTGAAGGAAAGGTAAAATAAGGATAGATCACAAAGAGGAGGCTCGTGTAATCATGACCATGGGTCCGCGTGTCATCAAGACAGGGCTGTCGATTGTGCTGGCCTTGTATGTGAGCGCCCTTCTTGGGCTGACGCCTGCCATATTTGCAGCGGTTGCGGCAATCTTCACGATTCAGCCTTCGATTTACAGGACGTGGCGGCAGGTTTTCGAGCAGGTTCAAGCGAACGTGCTTGGAGCGGCCGTCGCCATGCTCGCGGTGATCAGTTTGGGGAACAGTCCGATCGTGATCGGCATTGTGTCGGTTCTTGTCATCATGATAAGCTTAAAGCTGAAGGCGGAGAAAACGATCGCCCTCACCATGGTCACCGTATTGGTCATTATGGATGCGCCAGGCGATGACTGGACGTTTGCTCTCAATCGCTTCGCGATCATTATGGTCGGCATGGCATCGGCCTTCATCGTCAATATTGCCCTGTGGCCGCCCCGGCATGAGAAGCAGTTCGTAGAAGGGGTACATGCCGCATTCGACCAGATGTCGCTGCTGCTGCGAACGTCGATCTCGAATGAAATGACGGAAAAAGCGTTCCGCCGGCAGCGGGAGGAGCTGCGGACGAAGCTGGAAAAGCTGGATGAGCTGTTCAGCTTGTTCAATGAGGAGCGGCGCAAGCTGAAGCGGGTCAAGCCGGTTCATGTCATTAACGCGCGGCGGTTTGTCGTGTTCAAGAAGATGCTGCTGACGCTCCACAAGGGGGCCGAGGTGCTGGATATTGTGACGAAGCACTATTTCCAGAGCACGCATCACGCCGAAGCGGGAGATATATTTGACAAACATATCGAGCATCTGATTACGTACCATGAATATGTCTTGCTGAAATATGAGGGGACCATTAAGGGGAAAGAGACCCGCAGCCGGGAGATGATCCGGGACAACGGGCTGTTTATGCACCAGGTTATGGGGTTTTACCAGGCCGATGAAGACAACGTGCGCCTGTTGCTGGTCGGTTCGGCGATTTTTGACTACGGCTTTCATCTGCATCGGCTGGAGCGCTTGATCGAGCATGCCAAATCACCCGAGCACGGATCGGCCGGGTAAGTTGCATGCAGCTATCTAGCTGGAGGTTTCGTCACGGAGCCTGCGGTCCAGTACGAATGTGCCGAATGGCAAGAGCGAAGCGACAAAGGCGCCCAAACCCCAAAGGAAGGACTTGCGGTGCCGAATCATGACATGCAGGGCGGCGAGGCAGAACAGAATGAACAGGACGCCGTGGGCCATCCCGACAACGGAAACCATCGTCGGCATGTCCAACGCATATTTGAGGGGCATGGCAATGCCGAGCAAAATGAGGTAGGATAGTCCTTCAAGCAGCCCGATCACCCTCAGGCGGCCGATCGCCGTACGAAACATGGGATCACTTCCTTTTCTCACATATTCTTCTGAATCTATTATAGCGAACGACTGCAGACTGAGAAATACAGAATTCGAGCATTTTGTGTCGGGCCCCGTGAAAATAGCAGAATCGGCTGCGAAGCTGCCCTTCACTTTCACGGGTGTTGTATCGGGCCCCGCGGCAGGAACAGGAATAGCATCGAAGCTGCTCTTCACTGTCGTGGGTGTAAAGGAGAGGTTGTCATGATCGAGCAAGCCAGACAGGCGCTCAAACAATGGTTTGGGTATGATGCATTTCGCAAGGGACAAGAGGAGCTGGTCAGCGCGCTGCTGGACGGACGGGATGCGCTGGCTGTCATGCCGACAGGAGCGGGGAAATCGATTTGCTACCAGCTTCCGGCCCTGATGCTGCCGGGCACGACCTTGGTTGTGTCCCCGCTGATTTCTCTAATGAAGGATCAGGTGGACGCGTTGAATGAGACAGGCATTGCGACCGCCTTCCTCAATAGCACACTTCGTGCGGATGAGCTGAACAGGACGATGCAGGAAATGGAAGAAGGCCGCTACAAAATGATATATATTGCCCCGGAGCGACTGGATTCGGAGCGGTTTATGCGTTTGGTCTCTTCCCTGCATATACCGCTGATTGCCGTTGACGAGGCGCATTGTGTTTCGCAATGGGGACACGACTTTCGGCCAAGCTATATGCAAATCCCGAAGCTGCTGCGCCAGATTCATCCGCGGCCGGTAGTGGCGGCCTTTACCGCGACAGCAACCGACAAGGTGAAGGAGGATATCGTCCAGCATCTGAAGCTGAGTCGGCCGGTGCGCGTGACAACCGGATATGCGCGGGAGAACCTGACCTTCTCCGTCGTCAAGGGTGTAGACAAGCGCAAATTTCTGGCCTCCTACATGCAGCAGCGAGCCGGACAGTCCGGCATCATCTACGCCTCCACGCGCAAGGAGGTGGATAGCTGCCGGGATTACTTGCTTCGGCTCGGCATTGAGGCCGGACGCTATCATGCCGGTTTGAGCGAGCAAGAGCGGGCGGAAAGCCAGGAGAAATTTCTCTATGATGAGCTGAAGGTGATGGTGGCCACGAACGCCTTCGGCATGGGCATAGACAAGTCCAATGTGCGCTTCGTCCTGCATTATAATGTACCGAAAAATCTCGAATCCTACTATCAGGAAGCCGGCAGAGCGGGCAGGGACGGCGAGCCGGGAGAATGTGTGCTGCTTTATGCGCCGCAGGACACCATGACGCAAAAGTTCCTGATCGAGCAAGGCGAGTCCGACGAGCAGCGCAAGCAGATGGAGTACGCCAACTTGCGCGACATGATTGACTACTGCCATACGACAGGCTGCTTGCAGAAGCATGTTGTGACGTATTTCGGGGAGCAGGATGCAGCAGAGTGCGGACGCTGCAGCAGCTGCACGGATGAGCGGGAAGTGACAGATATTACGGAGCATGCGCAGAAGATTTTTTCTTGCGTAGTCCGCATGAAGCAACGTTTCGGCATTACGATTACAGCGAAGGTGCTGCGCGGGGCCAAGGATGCGAAGGTGCGGCAGTTCGGCTTTGACCGGCTGCCTACCTATGGGGTGATGGGCAGCTACAAGGAAAAGGAAATCGTGCAGCTGATTAACGTGCTTGCCGCGGACGGCTATCTGCGGTTGTCGGACAGCCAATTCCCGGTACTGTCCCTGACCCAGAGAGCAGTCGCTGTGCTGGAAGGGAAGGAACGGGTAGAGCAGCGCGTCACGATTGTGGAGCAAGCCGCTGAACGGATTATGCTGGCTGGCGACGACGAGCTGTTCGACCGGCTGCGCCAGCTTCGCAAATCGCTCGCTGACAAGGCGAAGGTGCCGCCATTCACGATCTTCCATGACGCGACGCTGCGGGAAATGTGCGTGCGCTTGCCTGCAAGCGAGGCCGAGCTCGGCGAGGTCAAGGGTGTGGGAGAACGCAAGCTGGCCCGCTATGGTCGGGCGTTTCTTCAGGTGATTGCCGAATATGCTGCGGAGACAAAGAATTAGCCAAATCCGGTTTCGCCCGAAACGTATACCGGGCAAACCGGGATCATGGCAAGCCAATGAAAGGTGGGGGCCTAACGATGCATGTCGATGTCTTGACGACATTGTCTTCTTTGATCTTCGCGGTCAACATGCTGCTTGCAGTTGCAGTCATCTTCCTGGAGCGGCGCAATGTCGGCGCTACCTGGGCATGGCTGATGGTTCTCTTCCTGCTGCCCGGCGTCGGATTTGTCGTCTACATGCTGCTCGGGCAAAATTTGAGCCGGCGCAAAATCTATAAGCTGACTGAGGAAAATGTGAAGGTATTTCAGGATGCGCTGGCCAAGCAGCGGGAAGATCTGCCGATCTACCGTTTCAGTGATGCGGAAACTGCGGCGTACCGGGATTTGATCCATATGAACTTGGCCAGCGGCAAGTCGCTGTACACGCAAGACAATACCGTGCAGATTTATACAGAAGGCTCGGCCAAATTTGCAGCCCTGAAGGATGCGATCAGCTCGGCCGGGCATCACATTCACCTGCTCTATTACATATGGCGCAACGATGATCTTGGCAGAAGCTTGGTTCGCATGCTGGTTGAAAAAGCCCGCGAAGGTGTGCAGGTGCGGGTGCTGGTCGATGATGTGGGCAGCTCGGCACTGCCGCGCTCGTTTTGGCGCGAGCTGCAGGTTGCCGGGGGCATGGTGGCGGCCTTCTTTCCGTCACGAGTGCCTTACTTGAACATGCGCGTCAATTACCGCAACCATCGCAAGCTGGCGATTATCGACGGCAAGGTTGGATTTATCGGCGGATTCAATGTGGGAGACGAGTATTTGGGGCTGACGGAGCGCTTTGGCTTTTGGCGAGACACGCATTTGCGGGTAGAAGGCAGTGCGGTTCACCAGATGCAGGCTCAGTTTCTGCTCGATTGGACGTTGGCTTCGGATAAACAGCTGCTGAGCGACGATACTTATTTTCCGGAAGCAGAGCGGAGAGGGGCAGTCGGACTGCAGGTGCTTGTAAGCGGGCCGA encodes:
- a CDS encoding C40 family peptidase codes for the protein MKMKKRIAASVIALSLLAPSTALGAYQAEVTYGVNFRWAPSTDGGIHRMLNKGEPVQVIEQVNNYWLKVKTQEGMVGYISADDKYTKYVSSAVTSPASSGTITSSVNFRSAPRVANNQIGLIRKGTVVQVLEVTNSYWVKINHNGTVGYISSNYISHSGAPSQPSTGSGSTSSAKADAIIATAQSLSGKVTYSYGVRNPSRWIFDCSSFTQYVYGQHGVSMKWGTRYQQHEGSAVSKSNLKRGDLVFFDTNSNGSINHVGIYMGGGQFIHNKPSSNGVAIDTLNSGYWQDKYVKARRVL
- a CDS encoding DUF3817 domain-containing protein, whose translation is MFRTAIGRLRVIGLLEGLSYLILLGIAMPLKYALDMPTMVSVVGMAHGVLFILFCLAALHVMIRHRKSFLWGLGAFVASLLPFGTFVLDRRLRDETSS
- a CDS encoding FUSC family protein; translated protein: MTMGPRVIKTGLSIVLALYVSALLGLTPAIFAAVAAIFTIQPSIYRTWRQVFEQVQANVLGAAVAMLAVISLGNSPIVIGIVSVLVIMISLKLKAEKTIALTMVTVLVIMDAPGDDWTFALNRFAIIMVGMASAFIVNIALWPPRHEKQFVEGVHAAFDQMSLLLRTSISNEMTEKAFRRQREELRTKLEKLDELFSLFNEERRKLKRVKPVHVINARRFVVFKKMLLTLHKGAEVLDIVTKHYFQSTHHAEAGDIFDKHIEHLITYHEYVLLKYEGTIKGKETRSREMIRDNGLFMHQVMGFYQADEDNVRLLLVGSAIFDYGFHLHRLERLIEHAKSPEHGSAG
- the recQ gene encoding DNA helicase RecQ, giving the protein MIEQARQALKQWFGYDAFRKGQEELVSALLDGRDALAVMPTGAGKSICYQLPALMLPGTTLVVSPLISLMKDQVDALNETGIATAFLNSTLRADELNRTMQEMEEGRYKMIYIAPERLDSERFMRLVSSLHIPLIAVDEAHCVSQWGHDFRPSYMQIPKLLRQIHPRPVVAAFTATATDKVKEDIVQHLKLSRPVRVTTGYARENLTFSVVKGVDKRKFLASYMQQRAGQSGIIYASTRKEVDSCRDYLLRLGIEAGRYHAGLSEQERAESQEKFLYDELKVMVATNAFGMGIDKSNVRFVLHYNVPKNLESYYQEAGRAGRDGEPGECVLLYAPQDTMTQKFLIEQGESDEQRKQMEYANLRDMIDYCHTTGCLQKHVVTYFGEQDAAECGRCSSCTDEREVTDITEHAQKIFSCVVRMKQRFGITITAKVLRGAKDAKVRQFGFDRLPTYGVMGSYKEKEIVQLINVLAADGYLRLSDSQFPVLSLTQRAVAVLEGKERVEQRVTIVEQAAERIMLAGDDELFDRLRQLRKSLADKAKVPPFTIFHDATLREMCVRLPASEAELGEVKGVGERKLARYGRAFLQVIAEYAAETKN
- the cls gene encoding cardiolipin synthase, producing MHVDVLTTLSSLIFAVNMLLAVAVIFLERRNVGATWAWLMVLFLLPGVGFVVYMLLGQNLSRRKIYKLTEENVKVFQDALAKQREDLPIYRFSDAETAAYRDLIHMNLASGKSLYTQDNTVQIYTEGSAKFAALKDAISSAGHHIHLLYYIWRNDDLGRSLVRMLVEKAREGVQVRVLVDDVGSSALPRSFWRELQVAGGMVAAFFPSRVPYLNMRVNYRNHRKLAIIDGKVGFIGGFNVGDEYLGLTERFGFWRDTHLRVEGSAVHQMQAQFLLDWTLASDKQLLSDDTYFPEAERRGAVGLQVLVSGPNNAEEQIRNAYIKMINSAKRNVLIQTPYFIPDESLFTALKMAALSGVDVQMMLPSKPDRKLVYWASISYLDELLEAGVTCYLYEKGFLHAKTIVVDGKVATVGTANVDIRSFKLNFEVNALIFDSQKAGELERIFMDDLEHCRILTLAAYKERPLSQRFMESCARLLSPIL